In Nocardia sp. NBC_00403, the DNA window CGGGAGCACGTGCGTCGCCGCGGCGCTAACCACGTGTGCGGCGGCCAGCCGGTCGGCAACCAGATCCAGCTCTAGTGCTGCGGCCAGGACGGCTTCGGGTGTGATGTCTACACCAAACATGACTCGACTCCTTCTAGTGGCGGCTACTGGGCGGAACCACGAGAATTCCCCCTACGAGTGATAGGACGCGACAGCCAGGCAATCGGTTCCATCGAATCCCCAATTTTCTTTCGTGCCTTGACAGCTGCGCTCCGGTCCCACACAGCTGCGTAAAAGACTAACCCCATCCCAACTGATGCAACCGGTCTTCGTCAATCCCGAAATAGTGTGCAATCTCATGGATCACAGTGATCGCCACTTCTTCGACGACTTGGCTCTCATCGTCGCAGATTTCGAGGATCGCGTCGCGGTAGATCGTGACAGTGTCGGGTAGCGCTCCGCCGTATTGGCTATCGCGTTCGGTGAGTGCGATCCCGTGATAGAGACCGAGCAGCCGCGAGTCTTCCGAATTGCGAGCCTCGATAAGCACGACCACATTATCGATGGCACTGGCCAGCTCCGGCGGAATGAGATCGAGCGCATCGCCGACCAGTTCTTCGAACCGGTCCTCGGACATGGTGACCGACATCGGAAGTGCGGCCTGCCTAACGCGGCTGCGGCGGCAGCGGCGCCGCACCCGGCAGCGGCGCAGGCGTCCGGCGGCCCGAGTTCGGCGGTGGCACCGGCGCCTGGCCGTTGATCAAGATCTCGCCCTTCGCGGAGCCGGTGATCGGGGCGAAGCCTTCCCGGTCGGTGCCTTTGCCGATCATGCAATCCAGCTTGCGACTGCCGGCCAGCCAGCTGCGGGCATCGACATAGTCGAAGAACAGCGTCAGCGTCTTGTTGCGCACCTGATCGGGCGACCCCAGATAGTCGGTAGCGGAGCGGGCGCACTCCTCCTCGACGAACCGATCCTGCTCCTCCTTGGCGGGCGGCCCACCGGGGAACCGAGCCGCGAGGTCGATGGTGGACACGATCTCGACGGCGTGCGCCTGCCCGCAGTCCACCGGATCGGTCGGCAGGTTCTGGTTGATGCCGAGGCAGGTCCCCACCTCGAACACCTTCGACTGATCGTGTTCGGCGGCGCTGCCCGTCGACGGCAGTGGGGTCCCGGTACTTCCGGAGAACTGCAGCCCACAGCGCAGCGTCCGATCACCGTGTTTCCACCCGTCGGGGCTCGGGTACATCAGCCCGACGACATAGCGCCCGCGCGGATCGAAGTGCCCGCCCATGTACTGCTGCACTGCGGGGACGCAATGCTCTTCCTTGAGCTCGGTCAGTCGCAGCGAGTCCGGGAACCGCGAGCCGGCGCCGAATTCTTTGCCCGGGTACTTGCTCATGTCGATATCGGCAGCGACCTCGAACAGATGCCTGTTCGAGCACGCCACCTTCACCAGGTCGCCGCGGTCCGGCTTGGTCCAGCTCAGGCAGTCGCCTCTGGCTGCCGTGCCGAACTCCTTGTCCAGCACGGTGTCGACCGGCGACCCGGGAGTGTGCGCCTCCAGCCCTGTTTCGTTGTCGAACCCGGTCACGAACAGCGTGACCATGGCCGCGATGACGGCGCCCGCCGCGACGGCGAGCAGCCCCCAGCGCAGGGTCGGCGCGGACAGGTGCAGGTTGCTACCCGTGAGCAATGCGCGGGCGTCATCCAGCGAGCGTGGGAACGAGCCGAGACGCGACGGCTTGGCGCCCGAGGGATGCTCGGTCGCCCGCGGGGGCTGAGGCACATCATCGGAGGACATCGCGATCCATCATGGCAGCGTCTGATCCCCGGTGCTACGACCTGGTCGATCAGGCGCAGGCGATGGCTTGCCGACACCGCCGTAGCGGCGTGATCTCAGCCGCGAAACGCCGACAGGAACACTCCCGGCAGCCGCGCCGGGTTGCCGCTCGCGTAGAACTCCGTCAGTTTGCGCCCGGTCGCCGCGGCGGTGGCATTCGTGACGAACCACGGCGGCTTCGGAGACAGCGCGAGTTCACCGTGCATCAGTGACCGCGGCGCCGGCCGGAACGGCCCGCTCACCACCGTCCGTTCCACATCGTCGAGCAGGAAAGCGTTGTGCACCACGCCGATTCCGCTCTGCACGTCGTCGATGGTGTGGCCGGGGTAGGCGCCCCACGCGGCCCGTGGCGTGAGGAAGGCCAGCCCGGTCCAGGCGTTGACCGCGATCGCGCCGTAGCGCAGCCGTTCGATCGCGCGGTCGAAGGCGGCGCCGAGCCGTTTGATGGTGCTCGGGTGCGCGATCACATTGGCGCCGAGCGTTCCGGTGAGTTCGGTGTTCGCGAAATCGACTGCGTACTGCAGGAATTCGCCGCCGCCATCGGGCAGTTCGACCACGCCGAGCACCGGTGAGAAGTACTCGGTGCGCAGCAGCGGGGTCTCGGTCTGCGGCAGATTCTCGACCAGCACCCGACTCTGCCCCGGCCCGAACCGTTCCGCGTCGGGATACGCCGCAACTGCGTCGGCAACCCGGTTGTCGCTGCCCGGGTAGTAGGCCGGACGCTGCGGCGCCTTGTCGAGCGCGGCGCGCAGCTCGGCGAGGAATTTCACCTTCTGCGGCCAGTTCGCGCTCAGCACTACGGCTTGCGTGGCGACGCAGTTGTAGCCGCCGTTGTGCAGCCGCTGGGTCGCGACGTGCTCGGCCTGGAAACGCAGATCGGCGTCGCTCCATTCGCCTGGCACGACGATGGTCGGCGAGACGCCGCCGAGTTCACTGGTGATCGGCTTGTCCAGCAGCGGGCGCTGGTCGGACTTGCGTTCCTGTCCCTCCGGTCCGGGCCCCCAGACGATCGCGTCATGGGTGTGCGCGCTGCCGGTCATGTGCACATGCGCCACGTCGGGATGGTGCACCAGATACCCGCCCGCTTCTGCCCCGCCGGTCAGGATCCGCAGCA includes these proteins:
- a CDS encoding metallopeptidase family protein translates to MSVTMSEDRFEELVGDALDLIPPELASAIDNVVVLIEARNSEDSRLLGLYHGIALTERDSQYGGALPDTVTIYRDAILEICDDESQVVEEVAITVIHEIAHYFGIDEDRLHQLGWG
- a CDS encoding septum formation family protein, producing the protein MSSDDVPQPPRATEHPSGAKPSRLGSFPRSLDDARALLTGSNLHLSAPTLRWGLLAVAAGAVIAAMVTLFVTGFDNETGLEAHTPGSPVDTVLDKEFGTAARGDCLSWTKPDRGDLVKVACSNRHLFEVAADIDMSKYPGKEFGAGSRFPDSLRLTELKEEHCVPAVQQYMGGHFDPRGRYVVGLMYPSPDGWKHGDRTLRCGLQFSGSTGTPLPSTGSAAEHDQSKVFEVGTCLGINQNLPTDPVDCGQAHAVEIVSTIDLAARFPGGPPAKEEQDRFVEEECARSATDYLGSPDQVRNKTLTLFFDYVDARSWLAGSRKLDCMIGKGTDREGFAPITGSAKGEILINGQAPVPPPNSGRRTPAPLPGAAPLPPQPR
- a CDS encoding aldehyde dehydrogenase family protein, giving the protein MGTTFDETEIDSALSDLTAGEKVWAQTSLRRRRELLDEIHTRTGRFAADWVRAARTWKGLDEDSPLVGEEWMSGPMTLLQATAALSATLTALEQGRSPLDGVALTAAPGDRVAVPILPLDVYDRLLLSGFRGEVWLRPGVDAGTARRRAGLAQLDPTATAGIGAILGAGNITSIPPLDALYELYAHNRVVALKLNPITDPLFTVLEMIFAPLIELGVLRILTGGAEAGGYLVHHPDVAHVHMTGSAHTHDAIVWGPGPEGQERKSDQRPLLDKPITSELGGVSPTIVVPGEWSDADLRFQAEHVATQRLHNGGYNCVATQAVVLSANWPQKVKFLAELRAALDKAPQRPAYYPGSDNRVADAVAAYPDAERFGPGQSRVLVENLPQTETPLLRTEYFSPVLGVVELPDGGGEFLQYAVDFANTELTGTLGANVIAHPSTIKRLGAAFDRAIERLRYGAIAVNAWTGLAFLTPRAAWGAYPGHTIDDVQSGIGVVHNAFLLDDVERTVVSGPFRPAPRSLMHGELALSPKPPWFVTNATAAATGRKLTEFYASGNPARLPGVFLSAFRG